DNA from Tripterygium wilfordii isolate XIE 37 chromosome 15, ASM1340144v1, whole genome shotgun sequence:
ctcaccacatatgagaagggtaaattcccagctcaaccatatcccaatccatccaaaccaGCCAATGTGGTggaatctactagtgggggggtgagtggacatgaacaagcccaatccatcctcactttgaggaatggaaGCATTGTGGATAGgcccataccaaatgagaatgttgatcaaagtgatgagGTGCAGAATTTTGGGGATAGTGTGGGGAGGaaggacaaaggaaatagtggaaaggaGAATAGTTTGGAGAAAATTGTGCAGGAAAATGGTACACTTGAtgcaagtgtccggacacctattttggatcATCCGGACAATGCATCCAGAAATTTAGAGAAAggtgagaaaataccaagaaacGATGAGGCGAGTGAGGGACAATCACCtaggacaagggtagacacGTCTAAGGATAAagagtgtatcccaaggccaccatttcctcaccgattagggaagaaaaccaatgaggctctacataaagagatgtttgaacttttcaaacaagtgaaagtgaacatacctcttttagatgccatcaaacaagttccctcgtatGCAAGTGTACTGTGAAacgcaaattgaatgtgaaggagaaggcaTTTCTTAcagagcaagcaagctccatcttacaagccaccactccacctaaatataaggatcccggttgccctaccattcccatagtcatagggaaccataggattgagcaagcattgttggatttaggtgctagtgttaatctccttccatactcggtctatcaacagatggggttaggtgagcttaagcctacaagaattactttgcaactagccgatagatccgtcaagattcctagaggaatagttgaagacgtactagttcaagtggatgaattttacttcccggttgactttgtggttttagatactcaacccctcccTAGCTTTAGCAAACCAATTTCGGTCATTTTAGGTAGACCTTTCCTAGCAACctcaaatgctttgatcaattgtaggaatggtgtcatggtgctatcttttgggaatatgaccgcggagatgaacatctttaatgtgtctaagcaaatgggagagtttgaagacattagggaagtagattggatccattcatatgttgaggagaacttcgagaaaactcttgctagggattcggtggaaggtgtgctagctttgagcgaaaaaggtagtcaatttctagttgaggaagaggaaattaatgaggttttggagtctttagctatccatagcataggacgattcaacccacctattgaggaattagaaccttccaagactaagcttgaatcatctctagagcatccaccaacaccggaaaggaaacccttaccaagtgaattaaaatatgtgtttttgggcGAGAAGGAGTCATACCccgttgtgatatcttccctacttacttctccccaagaagagaaacttgttcaagttttgcaaaggtatagaagggcaataggttggacaattgctgatttgaaggggattagtcctttggtttgtactcataggatttacatggaagaggaagctaagcccgttagacaaatgcaaagacgtttgaatccgaacatgaaggaggtagttaggggggaggtactaaaattgcttgacgcggggatcatttatcccattgcggattccaaatgggtatctcctacccaagtggtccccaaaaagtccggagtTACTGTAGTTACgaatgacaagaacgaattggtgcccactcgaattcaaaccgggtggcgtatgtgtattgactaccgtagactcaatatggttactagaaaggaccatttccccttacccttccttgaccaagtccttgagagagtagcgggtcgagcctattattgcttcctaGATGGGTATtctggatataatcaaatagagattgccttagaagaccaagacaagaccacattcacatgtccattcgaaacttttgcttatagacgcatgccttttgggttatgcaatgctccggccacctttcaaaggtgcatgatgagtatctttagtgacatggttgagaagattgtggaggtctttatggacgatttctcggtttacggagacacctatgaccaatgccttgctaatttggcaagtgtgttaaaaagatgtgaggagagccaattggttctcaattgggaaaagtgtcatttcatggtgacacatggaattgtattgggacacattgtgtcgtctaaagggatagaggttgacaaggcaaaaattgaattaattcaaaagttacctccccctacatgtgtcaaagatgtgagatcttttttgggtcatgcgggtttctatagaaggtttattaattcttttagtgccattgccaaacctttaagtaacttgcttgctcaagatgtctcttttgaatggacaccacaatgtcaacaagcttttgatgatttgaaaggtgccctaaccaccgcacccattatgcaaactcccgattggagtatgccctttgaactcatgtgtgatgcaagtgatgtggcggttggggcggtcctaggacaaagaaaagaaaaacatgctcatgttatatactatgctagtaagactttgaatgatgctcaagtgaattataccaccaccgaaaaggaattactagctatagtttttgccttggacaagtttaggtcctatttggttggctcgaaagtcatcatctttaccgaccatgcGGCGTTGAAGTATTTACTTTCCAAAGcggatgccaagcctaggttgttaagatggattctcttacttcaagaatttgaccttgaaattaaagataagaaaggagtggagaatgtagtagccgaCCATCTCTCTCgacttcccggacaaaatttgatttcacatggccTACCCATCAATGAgcatttcccggatgaacaactccTCCTCACTAATGCCATCTCTTctaaattgactccatggtatgcggacattgccaactttttggtgaccggaaacatgccatctcattggagtaagattgatagatccaaatttcttcgtaatgtgcgaaacttcttttgggatgacccatatttgttcaagtattgttctgATCAAGTGATTAGGAGGTCCATTCccgataatgaatttgaaagtgtcatggccttttgccataaatatgcttgtggaggccatttttcctccaaaaagaccgcagccaaaattcttcaaagtggcttatattggccttctttgcacaaagatgtccatgcttattgcttatcttgtgacaattgccaaaggctaggtaatttaggaaaacgtgagatgatgcccctccaacctattaacattTTCGAAATTTTcgattgttgggccattgacttcatgggaccctttcctaattcatttggttatttgtatatcttggttggtgtggattatgtgtccaagtgggtagaagccatcccttctcgaacaaatgatcaccaagttgtgataaaatttttaaaagaaaacattttctcaagatttgggatgcctcgagccatcataagtgatggtgggtctcacttttgcaatgccccagttagaactttgatgaaacgatatggcattttgcacaaagttggcaccccatatcatccacaaacaagtggccaagcggaattggcaaatagggagattaaacgtattcttgaaaaaacggttggtcccaatagaaaagattggtcttcaaaattgattgatgctttgtgggcttaccgtactgcgTATAAGACTTcccttggaatgtctccttatagacttgtctatggcaaggcttgccacttgccggtggaattggagcacaaggcctattgggccattcgcactttgaatgactccaccgatcaagttggggggcatcgcaaactccaaatccaagagattgaggagttgaggaatgatgcttttgaaaatgctaaaatttctaagcttaaaatgaaaagataccatgacaagcacattgtgaggaaagtttttcatgagggacaaaaggttcttttatacaactcccggttacacttgtttcccgggaagttacgtaccaaatggaccggaccttttattatccgtaaggtttccccatatggaagcattgacattgatgatcctaggagtggaaaaacttttaaggttaatggccaacgtttgaaaccatacttggaaaattttaatgaattggccgaagaatgggaccttgtggatcccactccttcctagtgtgcgtgaaaagagctctcttgtaaatatgtagtgttagattatttttcattcatttttggtgtgtttttgtatgttcacaatgcatttcacaatttgttcttgccttgttttccattcttgacattggggacaatgtctcatttaagttggggggtgagggaattgtgaatccattgtgaaacttgctttattttggtgtgcttttgtgaatatcaaaaatttgaaaattttgaaaaaaaaaaaaaaaaagtcttgttgtgtcatgcttggatagtgtggttggtattaactttttcaggacatgcttcgtttctcatgattccaaccacttttgaagagtatggtatgacttcctaccctttatcctattgtgttgtgctttgttgttcatacatgctagatggactttaggaagggaagggtagaggcctttgggattcactaccaatttgaatgttaatttcttattcttgttcaaacgtgcaagtgtagagtaggtttcttgatttcttttgtaaagttgatacatgcaattgagtgggataattgtaatcaatctttcttgggatgattgggacctagtttgatataaaattgtgtagttaagcagacatcttggcattgaagcatttgtatgattgcgtttttggattcttttgcctgaaaattacctttttacccttctcattcctttgagccattcttcattgatacacattgggtttcgggtgatgtttttcattgatattcatttgccatcttatgcgcgtgttcttcaatagctttgcatccattacatttgattactgagaagtgtgatttttgtattttgccacttgcttgtgaacttaggattgaaggattcattaggttgagagatttgagcctaacctattcatttgtgagtgattataagccaaaatttctttaagcttcttgatttcacttacaagccttgtgtgagctattttcccaaatatttcccacctttggttgcaaggttgagtaggagcttgaaaaataaatcagtagtgatattatccctccttattatgaaaaaaaattatgagggttgttgtataaatgatgttacattaaaaaaaaaagaaaaagaaagaaaaagaaaaaatgcatagaaaagagaagaaaaatatcaaaaaaaaagaaaaaaaagaaaaaaaaagaaaaagaagatgtatgcaataaagttaatcctttgtgtgtaaaggatgagaagtgtttgaaattgtggtacaatggaaggggtgacaaaaatgagagtttagctcacatgtttgaacttaaccttgcaacttgttacctagatccaaattcttcctaccttgtcccatgaccacattacaacccatttaaccttttgatgaatttgatccaaggtaagcaagtgagttggtgaatgcattaattgctcttgtaggtgatttctttctcaaagctatgcccatccaaattatcttttataagcacatacatttaattcaattgtgtaagtcattcacttagcacaatgctttcatgtttttgtgtacatttgggattgggaatttatgaacaccaaaagggtccataacaaggttttgcttgtgtgaatatgttgagttgtctagtttgattgcacatatatttttcatagtataaaatgttcttggtcatttttaaggggattgagattgattttccatagattttgcatgtttttgaccaagcaggggaattgggggattagctctacttcttacatgtgagaacttaagaatcatttatggtgctttcaaagtaatggtggatcccttgacaagtgtttgtgggtatcgctctgataagccctcacgagactacaactcgtccactagggtgacctaggggtttaaaggcttgttgcatatgctaaatgcaaccgtgattcctacgtcagtgagttaggtttttattttatttttttaggtagtgtttgcattgctagggactagcatcgtctaagttggggggtgtgatcggacctctattttgaggtcctaatatcatctaattaggaggttctagtgcttatagtaatgcatttgtgtttaaataaagtaattttacccttatacatgtttcccgttggttttgcaggaaatcgggcttaaatgactgaattgggcacctttggagctgaaagaagaagctgggattcagcaagtgtccggacagtgggtgtccggacacctaaagttccgtccggacgctttcttcacaaattgagacagaagcttcaaagttgatggacgcatgaagtgtccggacacctgtccggacacccgtccggacacccgtccggacaccaccgcggaactgtaatttttctgcacaacatttcaagggcatttggggtaatcatgtatgtaaccaatggggaacgtttgtataagggtataTAGGtaatttctattgtaaaaagaggagaaaaccctaagattgggtcttccttcacataattcatctcacacaacatctagcctccatagtttttctctctttctctctctagggttttacttagttcttgtgatcttgattgtaaacattggtttttatctataaaattgatgtttatcctcattataatgagtggctaagttccctttctagtttctagtcccgaacggtgggtgcaaggtttcgattactcaaggtatgctcaaagaatcgtagcttcgatttctctcttttaatttcgtgatagttgtgtgattggatctatgggaatgacatatttgattgtattcttggattgtctagtctagggattgcatctaatgtgttcgattgagaattgttaaacccattgcatgatttccttaattaattgagttgcAATGATGTATGGTTTCGAGTGTTGGGCAATTAAGAGATGACATCCAAAAAATACATGTATTACAAATGTGAATGCTTCGTAAGATGTGTGGTCATACTAGAAAAGATATGGTAAGAATGATATTATTATATCTAAGATAGGAGTAGCATCTATTGAATATAAGTTCCGAGAAAATTGTTTTAAGATGGTAtgtgtaggtgccaaaaatggtatggccccacctgGTCACGTAACGACAAGACAAGCTGGACTGTCTAGGTCCACAGGTTAATTATCACAGTTAGGCCCAAACCTAAAAGCCtatctttgggtccatatacaatctttacatcattgctaagtaatataaacagtattccgacaccaaaactgtcatattctttgacacttatctacaggatctttattgctttatagactggtcactttattatgatccttcctttgcatgatggaactaggtgtcaagACTTCCGCAGGTATTGGCGACCGGgtacagtcgccagaacataTTAATGGCGGCAGCACATATGAGAgccattactcggactacctcactcataaagcagtccttatcagtctaatctacagccaATATTTATaggtgtgactggctcacatccttaggtatgactttctttcatatacgtatctattcattaaataccgcctacaattcTTCCATACTTTTCATCGACGCCTGTCTTAATCATGACACATTGTTACTTTAtcgcttaccctgacacaaccgggatagtagACTTTTTATACACCTATTTCATACAAGTTGGTCCAATGGTATAACCGGAAtgtacacacaattcccgaggtcgatCCTTGTTCTCTATAAATACCCCCCTCTTTTCGTATGCGGGGGATCGAGCATTTTCTGAACAAActagacaaaacaaaaaacacttcCTACAAACTCTACAGAATACTcattcagacaaaacacctaagactatagctggtcttccatctctgacaagtactaacttgatcgtcggagcctccacgaccggcaccccccaagccggttaaggagctttcacggtttgccttgttgtgaaacttgcaggatccaaagctgcaaacggaccccacaggaagaaaatttaacctttcaacgattgtagaaatctGCTCCTACAATTTGACGAGCCAGGTAGGGGGCACATTTGCAAGTATTTGGCCGAAAAGATTTCACGACAACTTTTCATTATGGCTGATACCAGTGAAGTCACTAACAACCAGCTGTTGGAACTCATGCAAGCCATGAGAGAAGGCATGTCAAAGAACAAACAGCACACGGATGCGCGGTTAGAATCAATGTCAATCGATAACGCAGCACTTCGTGAAGAGGTTTCGCAGTTGAGAAGCCAAAGCACTTCCCAAGGCCATGATCCTACTTCAGTCCGAATTCCACCTTTTCCTCGCCTTGAACAAACACCACCCCCTAGAGACCCTTTGCCTTATCCTTTAAGTGCCCAGTTTGTCCCCGGGAGCACCCTCGGGGGATATGATACCTCTACTTCGCGGGGTAAGGATCCTGCGACAGAAGAAATTCAGCAAAATGTCAATAGGGATGCCCCTGTAGATTTGACCGGTTCTCCAAGAGGTAGGCTCCCACAGCCACCGCTTTTTCCTGCTGCACCTTTCGCAGGACCCACTATCGCTTCGGTCGCCCAGGCGGCGATGGCCAAGTAGATTCTCGAACTGTGGGGAGATATAGATAAATTGACTAAAGCACCTCCTGTTTCGGCCAAAATTAATGCCAATTGCTATACGGGGTCACCGTTTGTGGACAATATATACCAAACGGATCTGCCGCACAGGTTCAGCGTCCCAAGCATGAAGTTATATAATGGGACTGATGACCCTGAGGATCACGTGGCTCACTACAAATTAAAGATGGGTGCTATTGCCATACCGTACGGCATGCACGAGAGATGCATGTGCAAAGGTTTCGGATCGAATCTTACAGGTTCGGCTCTGCGTTGGTACATCAACTTACCCAACGACAGTATTGCTTCTTTCGAGAAGCTAATCGAGACATTCATGGTGCAATTCTCGAGTAGTCGGAAGATTCATAAGTGCTCTGATGATTTATACCGACTGCCCCAATGAGTGGGGGAATCCCTCCGTGACTTCCTGTCAAGATTCAATATGGAGAAAGTATCCATACCCTATTGTGACCCAGGAACAACTATTCAAGCGCTCTAGAGTTGTTTACTCCCAGATGGGGAGTTTTATGAAGAACTCACAAAATGTGATGTTAGGAGCTACGAAGAAGCTCTAATGAAAGGTACCGTATTTGTTCGGTGGGAGGAGGATGCGAGGAGAAAGCCAGTCAATCCTCCTAAGGAAGAGAAGCGAGAGGGCAAACGTCCTAGGAAGGATCAATCCACCTTTGGCGAGCCTAGCAGTAACTAGCGCTCCCGCAAGTCTGGAGCATCAGATTATGCAAAAAACTATCCAGAGTACCCTCTTAAGATACACCAAGTCGAGGCTGTACAAGTCTTGAAGAAGATGGGCAGCGAGGTGAAGTGGCTGTCTAAGAAAGAGACTGAAGGATGGAAAGACCCCAAGAAGTGGTGTGACTTTCATCAGGACATTGGCCACACTACTCCTGATTGCAGAGGCCTTAGATACGAAGTGGATTACCTGTTGAAAAGAGGTCACCTCAGAGAGTTGCTCTCTGAGCGCGGTAGAGCAATCTGGGAAAAGAGGAAAGTCGATGACCCAGAAGCATTGCCACCGCCGCCACCAGTTACTCAAACCTACTGTGTGATTTCTGGGGGATCAGAGATCAGTGGATTATCCCACACCTCTGCCAAGAAGCACGAGAAGGAAGCAGCAAACCCAGCTACTAGAATGGCACAATCCCTGGGAATTTTCACTAACCAGGTGATGGTCTTCACGGACGATGAAGCTACCCAACTATTACACCCGCACCATtgatcggacctctattttgaggtcctaatatcatctaattaggaggttctagtgcttatagtaatgcatttgtgtttaaataaagtaattttacccttatacatgtttcccgttggttttgcaggaaatcgggcttaaatgactgaattgggcacctttggagctgaaagaagaagctgggattcagcaagtgtccggacacctgtccggacagtgggtgtccggacacctaaagttccgtccggacgctttcttcacaaattaagacagaagcttcaaagttgatggacgcatgaagtttccggacacctgtccggacacccgtccggacaccagtccggacaccaccgcggaactgcaatttttctgcacaacatttcaagggcatttggggtaaatcatgtatgtagccaatggggaacgtttgtataagggtataTAGGTAATTTCcattgtaaaaagaggagaaaaccctaagattgggtcttccttcacataattcatctcacacaacatctagcctccatagtttttctctctttctctctctagggttttacttagttcttgtgatcttgattgtaaacattggtttttatctataaaattgatgtttatcctcattataatgagtggctaagttccctttctagtttctagtcccgaacggtgggtgcaaggtttcgattactcaaggtatgctcaaagaatcatagcttcgatttctctcttttaatttcgtgatagttgtgtgattggatctatgggaatgacatatttgattgtattcttggattgtctagtctagggattgcatctaatgtgttcgattgagaattgttaaacccattgcatgatttccttaattaattgagtttttcattgcatagctattaattatgtgtattgatgatggggttttgggttaatttaggaatgtgcatgggagagttatggttaattgatctttgagtgtgaaactagggtgttagccaagccgagccccaagggggaacattaatccataatattaggtgcttatccctttgcgttcatcgtagattaagagacccgatggcctacatgtatgaattgaagtcttatatcccaattctctttgcatatgcatgattgatagtatcacacaatgcattgtgtatggttgtgtgtgtttgcaatgataccttgagtatgagaaccgagtagccaccgggacggactagagactaggtttttaattaattgttttaaatccaatttgtgcttactttgattacaaaatcgctcatgctaccgagtcattcggcccatttcttttacttgcttttatttgatattcattgtgtttattagtgttagatagtcatttgcatatcattcacttcaaatttgcattgcttcctcgtggatcgataccggactcatcggtttattacttgacgataccctacacttggggtaagtacacacacacacactttggtgtcggtcaaccATGATGCTCTGGTGCTCACACTTCAGGTTGCAAACATTAACCTGAAGCGAATTTTAATTGACAATGGGAGTTCCGCCAACGTGTTGTTCTTGGCTGCCTACGAAGGAATGGATCTAGATGAGACCTTGATATTGTGGAAGTCAACGGCTCTTATCGGGTTCAATGGTGAGGTGAGCCACTCGGTGGGAGAAGTTGTGTTACCCATCTATGCTCTAGGGTTGAACAAGCAGACTCGGTTTTCCGTCATGGATTCACCTTCTGCTTATAATGCTATTTTAGGACGACCTTGGTTGCATGCGATAAGGGCCGTACCTTCCACATATTATCAAATTCTGCGCTATCCCAACAATAATGGCGTTAGGGAGATCTTGGGAGATCAACACTCTTCTAGGAGTTGTTATAAAACCACTATGAGGAGCAAGGGAGAATGAGGAGCAAGGGAGAATCCTCATAGCAGCTACAGAACCAGGCACCCGGTCTGGAGCCAGATTAGCCAGGAATGGAGAAGCTTGACGAAGTGTAGATCCATCCTGACTTTCCATATCATAAAGCCCTTATTGGAGCGCAGCTGCCTGTTCATCTACGACAGAGACTGATCCAGTTCTTATCACAGCatcatgattgttttgcttggagcCATGTAGATATGACTAGAATAGACCCTGATGTCGTGATGCATCAGCTCCAGGTTAATCCT
Protein-coding regions in this window:
- the LOC119979835 gene encoding uncharacterized protein LOC119979835, with the translated sequence MGSEVKWLSKKETEGWKDPKKWCDFHQDIGHTTPDCRGLRYEVDYLLKRGHLRELLSERGRAIWEKRKVDDPEALPPPPPVTQTYCVISGGSEISGLSHTSAKKHEKEAANPATRMAQSLGIFTNQVANINLKRILIDNGSSANVLFLAAYEGMDLDETLILWKSTALIGFNGEVSHSVGEVVLPIYALGLNKQTRFSVMDSPSAYNAILGRPWLHAIRAVPSTYYQILRYPNNNGVREILGDQHSSRSCYKTTMRSKGE